TTCGAGGCCCCCCGGTGGCATGGGAACTCTCGGAGGGGCCTGCGGATGCCCGTGTCTGCTAAAAAGACGTTATATTCAAATCCTGTAAGATGGCTGAGCAGGTAGAAGATGCCCGCCGTGTCGCCCGCGATGAGCACGTTCGGCAGCCCATCACGGCGATGGTTGATGGTCAATGGAATGAACATATTTCCATAATGATGAAAATAAGTAGTTAAACGTGCAGTTCGAGCATTCTGAAAGTAATAATAAGTAATTATCTATTCGAAAAACTCTTCCAGGTTGCCGGCCGCCTCGATGTCCTTGCGGTCCACGGCGACCTTGTCGAATATTTCAGGATCGATGAAGATGCTCGCGTTCATCCGCACAGCGAGGGCAATGCAGTCGCTGGGCCGGGCGTCGATCTCGATCTCCCGTCCGGTGTCCTTGAGCATGAGCCTGGCGTAGAACACCTGCTCGTCAAGGTCATCGATGATGATCCGGTCGATCTTGATGTTGAAGCTGTCCATCATGGTCTTCATGAGGTCGTGGGTCATGGGCCTCGGCGTGGTCTCCTGCCTGAGCGCGATGTCGATGGATATTGCCTCAGCGAGCCCGATGTAGATGGGGACCATACGCTCGTTGTCCGCAGCGATGAACACGACCGCCTGCGGCCCGGTGATCGTGCTCACAAAATAGACGCCCCTCACCTTGACGGGCACATAGTCGCTCATACATAGAAATTTGCCTCCGGGTATATAATATATCCTAGAATTTATATGGCCGCGTACGATTGGCCGATAAAATATTCTGCTTCTTTCTCCTTATTTGACGCCGTTTTTCCCATGAGCTTTCACCAGGTAGAGCGTGACGAGGCCCCCCACGGCAGTGAGGAACCAGAGAGTGACGAAGCGCACGATCATGGTGGCCCCGGCCGCGGTCTCCTTCTGTATGCCCACGGTCATATACAGGGTGGTCATGACGATGTCCACGACGCCTATTCCTCCCGGTAAAAATAGGGGCAGCATCTGCAGGATGACCATGACGGAGAACACGGTGATTACGAGCATCGGCGACACCGTGCTGCCCACGGCCATAAATGCGATGTAGGCGACCGAGACGTCCAGGCACCAGGCCGTGAATATAAGTAACAGCGACCCGGCTATCAGGGCTTTGTTACCGGTAATGCCCTTAAGGCTCGTGTCGAACTGCATCAGGATGACGTCGATTTGCTCCGCCTGCACGCTAAGGTCCCTTTTCAGGAGGCGGCCTAGTAGCCGGAAGGCGGCGCCCGTCAGCCTTCGTAACAGGGCGTTGTCCATGGCCACGACGAGCCCGCCGATGGCCAGAGACACCATGACGAGGGCGATGAATAAGCAAAAAATGGTGGCCCAGAGGGGCATGCCGTAGAAGAAGGCCATGTAAAGCACGCCGACGGTGGCGCCCGTGGCGATGGGGATTATCTCGAGCACCCGGCTGATCAGGCACGTGGCCAGCGTCTTGTCGAAACGGGTATCCGGCGTGCTCTTCTGGATGAAGTATATCTTGGACACCTCACCGCTCACGGCCATGGTGGGGACCACGTTGACGAAGAATATGGACGACAGGTACATCTGGTACGCCTTCATGAACGAGATCTTATAGCCGACGTTCCGCAGGTACACCCACCATCCGGCCGTATGGAAGGCGTTTGACACCAATACGACCAGCATGGCCAGCACAATGTACCAGTAGTTGGCGTGCCGGAGCACGTTCATGACGCTGTCGAAGCCGACCACGTACAGGTAGACAAAATAGATGGCCAGGCCGAGGACGATGAGCACGGCGGTCTTTCCGAAAGGTATGTCCGGGAACTTGATGTCTTGCTCGGTGATCATGTGCCGTACCTGCGTTGCCTGTACTGGTAGTCTCTAATAGCGCGGAGCAGGTCGATCTTCCGGAAGTCCTCCCAGTTCACGTCGGTAAAGTAGAGCTCCGAGTAAACTGCCTGCCATATGAGAAAATCGGTGAGCCTGGCCTCGCCCGTGCGAATGAAAAGGTCGGGCTCGCACTTGAAGATCAGGCGCGAGTCGATGGCCTGCTCGTCGATGCTGTCCGGGGCGACCCGGCCTTCCTGCACGTCCTCCATGACCGCCCGGAGCGCGTTAGTCAGCTCGTGCTTTCCGCCGTAGCCGATGGAGACGCTGACCGTACACGGCCTGTCGCCGCCGATCTGCGCGATGCCCCCGGGGGATACTATCTTTCCCGGGAACCCGGCGTCCTTGAAAACGTCGTGGATACATTCAGCGAGCTTCGATACCGCCCCGGGGTCCGTAACGCTCACGTAGATCGAGGCCTCGTGGATGCCGAGCTCGCCGCACCACTCGATGAGCTGGAGCAGCTTGTTGAGCGACGGCTTATCGATGAGATCGCCGTCCGATATGACTAACGCTATGCACCGCGGCACCGGGCTCTGCCTGATACCGCGTGCCAGGGACATCTCGTAGATCTTGTATGCCAGCTGCCTGACGAGCATCGTACCTATTAGTTCACTATAGGGTAAAGTATTTTGTGTATCGGCCGAATATACTGCCTCTATGTACCCGAGGCCCAGCACGCCAGGACAGCCTTCGCTCGACGCCGAGCTAAAAAGGCAGTCCGCATATATCTCGCTTGGCCTCCTGGCGCTCTTATTCCCTTTCGTCCCTAAATGGGTCATAGTCCTGGGAATTCTTTTCGGGACGGTCGCCATACTGTACATCCCCAAGAACTCATTTATTTTCAGGGCGTTCGCCTCCGAGAGGGACATGGAGGCGGGCGTGCTCATCGGGCCGCTGAAGTTCAGCTTCGCCATCCTGCTGCTCGCGATACTGGTCGTCTCGCTCGACCTGCCCGTCTACGTGATGGCCGCCACCATCGGCATCGTGGCGTTCGGCGAGGGCGCCGCCACGCTCGTCAATGTCCTCGTCTCCCGGGACAAGGCCATCTTCTGGATCGTGACGCTGCTGATACTGGGCACCTTATTCGGCTTCATATTCGGCGGCTGGTCCATGGTGAACATGGGCATGGGCACGGACAGGCTGGACCTGATGCTCTTTCTGGCGGTCATCGGCACGGTGACCGGCGCGCTACTCTACACCATCGTGGACGAGGAGAGCATCGCCATACCGCTGGGCGCGGGCATGGCCATGTGGCTGTTCTCGTCCTTCACCTACGCCCGCATACCCACGGCGGCAGAGATCGCCATCGCCACGACGTTCCCATTAATAATCGGCATTGTCTCGTACAAGCTGAACGCCGCCGACCTGTCCGGAGCGCTGGCCGGCGTGCTCTCTGGCCTGCTAATGATATTATTCGGCGGCATCGGGTGGTTCGCCCTGCTGCTCGTGTTCTTCTTCCTGGGCACGTTCTTCACCAAGTACAAGTACAAGTACAAGGTCGAGATCGGCGCGGCCCAGACTAACAAAGGCTCACGGGGCTACCGAAACGTGTTCGGCAACTGTCTCATCCCGCTCGTTTTCGTGGTCGCCTATGGGGCGATCGGGAGCTTCAGCCTGCCCTTCATCGGCGCCGTCGACAGGAACATCTTCGTCATGGGCTATCTGGGCGCCATGGCCACGGCGACCGCGGACACCCTGGCAAGCGAGATCGGCTCTACCTACAGTGGCCAGCCGCGCATGATCACCACGCTGAAAAAGGTAAAGTCCGGAACCGACGGCGCGGTCTCATCCCTCGGAGAGCTCGCGGCCCTCGCAGGTTCGGTCGCCATCGCCATTGTGGCAATCGTCATGGGCGTCGCCGGCCCGGACATCAAGGTCGCCTTCCTGCTGGCGGTGCTGGGCGGCGTCCTGGGCACGAACATAGACAGCGTCCTCGGCGCCACGTTTCAGCAGAAAAAGCTCCTGACGAACGAGGGCGTCAACTTCTATGCCACTATGCTGGGCGGCGTCATAGCGATGGCTCTCTATTATGCGTTCTTCATGCATTAAGGCCCGATAATCAGGTGCACGAATAGCCGCTGCGAAAAAAGACTGACGCTAAGCTAAAATTTGAAGTGTTAAGCTATTTTTTTATACTATCTCATCTAAACAACAATCGTTCCCGGGAAAATCATGAGGTCAGGTTTAATATTAGCCGGCGGCCGCTCCACGAGGTTCGGAGGCGGCGAAAAGTCCCTGCGGCTCGTGGGGGGAAAGCGCATGATCTGCCGCGTCATCGACGCGCTCTGCCCCGTCGCCGACGAGCTGGTCATCTCGGTGAGGGACGAGCGCCAGAAAGAACTTCTTTTTCCTTTTATCCGTGGCATGGAATTCGTCTATGACCCGATAAAAGACATCGGCCCGCTCTCCGGCATCCTCGCCGGCCTGGAGCGAGCCCGGGGCGACTACGTCGTGGTCGTCGCCTGCGACATGCCCCTCATCAACACCGCCGCCGTCCGGCTCTTGTTCGAGAGGGCGCAGGGCCACGATGCCGCTGTCCCCGGCCACGCCGGCGGCCTCATCGAGCCCCTGCACACCGTCTATCACAGGGAACACATGCTCAGGGCCGTCAAAGAGTCCATCGCCGCCGGGGAGAGCAAGATTTCGGCCCCCCTCATGAGGATGAAGGACGTGGTCTACGTGCCCGACGAGGAGATCAGAAGAGTGGACCCTGAGCTCGAGACTTTTCTGAATGTAAACAGGGCCGAGGACATGGAGCGCATTAAGCTAAAAAAATAGTTCAATATTTATTTTATTTTTATTGCTGCCTTCTGCTCAAAGTCCTCGGAGCGGGCAGACGTATCGACGATGTCCGCGGTCGGGTCGGTGTACAGGTTCTCCCTGCCGTTGGTGAAAATGGACCGGGTGTGCGAAAACTTCTTAGGGTCAAGCTGCAGCAGGCCCACGTGTATGACGATCTCGGCCACGAACCAGTAGGCGGCGGCGACGTGTAGTACCCGGGCGAGGGCCGGGGCCGACAGGCGCAACGACGGGGCGAGAACGTCCAGGGCCCTGATGATAAAAGCCGAGACTCCGAACCCGAGAATGGAGAGCGAGCTGGAGTACAGGACGATCCCGGTAATGGTGGCCACGAAAAGAGCCACATAGTGCGAGTACAGGAGCAGCTTGGCGGCCGGGTGTAACCGGTTGACGAAACGGCCTTTTCCCGTGTCGTAAATGGTATACGGCGGGTACTCCGAGCCGGTAAAAAAGTTCTTGAGAACGCCCCACAGCCGCCCGAAGTCGGCCGGCCAGAACATGTAGCTCTGCATTGAAAGGTTCACGAAGGCCGTGTACGGCATCACGATCCAGTTATTGGCGATGAAGGCGGCCGCGGCGATCATGTGGACGGCGTAGGCGTCGCTGTAGGACAGGTAGGGCAGGCCCTGGTACATGATGAAGCCCGTGGCGAGCAGGAGCGCCATTGAGACGATGTTGGTATAGTGCGAGAGCCTCTCCAGGGTCGTGTGCCTGGTCACGATCAGCTTATCCACGGCCACCCCTCTGTATGGTATGGACGGCGCAGGTGGTGCAGGGGTCGAAGGACCGGATGATGTGGTAGATGCCGACCGGGTTCGCCTCGGAGCCCGGCAGGTAGCCCGAAGGCGTCGTGTGGCTTCCCATCAAGGCCAGCTCGATGGGGCCGCTCTTCTGCTCCGTGCACACGGGCGATGCGTTCCAGGTGGTCGGGGCAACGACCTGGTAGTTCGAGATCATCTGATCCTTGCCTGCCTTGAGCCAGTGCCCCAGCGCGCCCCGGGGGGCCTCGATGAGCCCGCTTCCCGTCCTGTTGGCTTTCACGGATACGGGCACGCTGTACCTCCGGCCGTCGTCGCTGACCTCCAGGTCCCGGAGCCATGCGTGCAGCATACGGGAGAGGAGCAGCGTCTCCTGCATCCGGGCTATGGTCCGGGTATAGACGCTGGCCATGGGGTAGCTCACCACGGTCGTGTTATGAGCGAAAAGCCTCCTCATCGCGTCGATTACCAGCTTTTCCCTGGCATTAATATGCCTCGCCAGGGGGCCGACCTCGCAGGGGACGCGGCCGTACCTCGGGGCCTTGACAAAGCTGTACTTCGTGCCGTCGAAGCCGATGGCGGAGGCCTTATCCGTCACGGACGTCTCCCCGTCCAGCGGCGTCTTCGCCGCCATCGAGTCGCCGTAATCGTAGAACGAGGCGTGGACGTGCTCGACGATGAGGCTGGTGTCGACCTTATCGGCGTCCCGGTATATGTTCGTCATGCTGCCGGGCGTGAACCCCGCCGGCATCTCGAAGGCGTTCGCCTTATCGTCCTCCACCGCCGTATAGCCGTCGCGGAACTGTCCCGAGTCGTCCCGGACGTTATAAAAGGACCCGTAGCTGAGGAAGCCGATGAGCTGGTCGTCGATCGGGTACCCGCCCATGGTGTCGAGGCCGATGTAGGCCGGCAGGGTCATCACGTCCCTGGCGAACATCCTGGAGCCGAACATCAGGAAAAGCGGCAGGTCGCCCCAGCCGACGGAGGACGACAGGTCGCCCATCGGCAGCTCCTGGACGTAATCGTAGGCAAAGCCCGTGTCCTGGTCGTGCGTGTTCTGCAGCCACTCGTCCAGGGATAATTCGCCGACCAGCCGCTTCTGCAGAAAACTGTCCACGTCGGCCAGGCAGAGATCCAGGGCATCGATATCGCCCCTCGCGGGCCTCGCGGTGACGCCACCGGGCACGATGGCCGGCGAGCAGGGCGAACGCCCTCCCAGTATGCCCTCGGCCCGGCCGATGGCCTTGATGCACAGGAGCGCCTCGCCACAGGCCTGGCCGCTCGCGGCCGCATACCGCTTCTTCAGTTCCTTCCACAGCAGGTTCCCCAGGCCAGACGAGTTCAACGCGTCCCCGTAAGAGGGGTCGGCCAGGTCAGGCAGGAACCCCAGGTAGAGGTGCTCGACGTGGTTCTTCATCCATCCCAGGCCGTTGAGAAGATTGCGGATGACCAGGGCGTCCTTCGGTATGAGGCCCATGGCACCGGCGGCGCTCTCGACCGCGCCCGCGGACGCCGTCGCGTGGGGCGACGAGCACATGCCGCAGATGCGCTGAGTAAAGTACGGCGCGTCCGCGGGCGGCCGGCCCACGAGCATCCGCTCGAGGCCGCGGTAGCTCATGCCCGAGGCGCTCGCGCCGGTCACGGCGCCGTCCTCCAGCTCGACGGACACGCGCAGCCCGCTGGAGAGGCGGGTCACCGGGTCGATTGTGATCCTCATTTCCTCCCCCCTTTCTCCTCGCGGCCGCTCTCGCCGATGGCGAGGCGCTTTACGGCATGGATGCCGGCGCCTACGACCGCCGCCCCGACGATGACCTTGGCGACGTCGTCCACGTTCAGGTCGGAGAAGACGTCCCGGCTTTCGCCCGTGCTGAAGAAGGGCATGAACGCCCCGGGGAAAGACGGCTCGACGCAGGCGATGCAGGGGCCGCCGGCCTGGGTGCACATGCTCGCGGCCCCGTTCCATCGCCTCGTGGGGCAGTCGGCGTACGCCACCGGCCCTTTACAGCCCAGCGCGTATAGGCATCCGCCGTCGGAGAACCGGCCATCCCTGCCGGCGCGGTCGTACGCGCCCCTCCGGGGGCAGGAATCGTGGACTGCAGCGCTGAAGAACGCCTTCGGCCGGCCGTACACGTCCAGGTCCACGTCGCGGCCCGCGAGCACGTCCGCCAGGACGAGCAGCAGCCACTCGGGGTGGGTGGGGCACCCCGGCACGTTGATGACCGTGTTTTCGAGGCCGTAGCGGGCCATGGCCCCCTGGCCTTTGGACGTCCCCGCGAAGGAAACACCGGCCGCCTCGGCGGTGCTGAATAGCCGGGAGACGCCGCCGTAGGCGGCGCAGGTGCCCGCGGCGACGATGCAGGAAGCCCCGGGCGCAGCTTCGATGAACAGCTCCTTGAAGGACATGGCGCCCGACATGCAGTACCGGCCGCTTCCCTCCGGGCCATCGGGTATTGCGCCCTCTACGACGAGGACGTAGCCTTCCGCATCGATGAGGTCCTGCAGTAGGACGTTAGAGTTGTGGGTGGAATCGCCCGCAGGGCTGCCGTCCACGAACATGCCCTGCTGGAGCATGAGCTCGTCGTGGTAGGCCGGCTCAAGCCTGATCTTTTCCAGTGCCGACAGCACGTCGGGGTTGCCTCCATTGAGCAGCGAGGCGGTGCACCCGCCGCATCCCGACCCCCGGAGCCATACCAGCTTTTTGTTTGAATCGGCGATGGCCGCGGCCACCATTGGGGCGTTAGCCTTTAAGAATAAGGCCGCACCTACGGCTCCTGCCGCGGCCAGAAAGCTCCTTCGAGTTAACGTAAGGTCGTTTTTGCCCTCTCCCATACCCTCGACCACCGGTAATAGTTATACCCCCATAGGCTCCGGCTACTAAATCTTTTTCCCTTCTCAAAAAGCTGCTATAAAATTTTAAAAAAAGAATTGGTGCCGCCTGGTGATATGATAACAAATTGGTGCCAATTGGTGTAATCCTGGTGGGGTTGAAACTATAGTTGCTCTCAAGTGGCACCAAGGCTACACCAGGCTGCACCAAAATATAATATAATCACCAAGTGGCACCAAGGCTACACCAAGTGGCACCAATTCTTTTTATATAATTACATGAAGTCGGAGAGGATGACCTGCTTTGACTTGTCGTTCTCGAAGAGGCTCTTTATGGAGAGGTCCAGCAATTCGAGCCGCTGAAGCGTATATTTCGAGACGCCGTACTCCCGGGCGATGTTAATGGAGACTTCCATGTACTTGGTCACGGCGCCCTCGTGCACCGTTAAGATCACCCGGCCCCCGCACTTAGGGCAGGTGCCACAAAGGGGCGGGCGGCGGAACTTTGCCCCGCACTTGACGCAGCGCATCTGCTGGGTCGAGAAAGCCCTCAAATTACCGATAAGGTCGGGCAGGAAGTGGGAGTTGATGACGCGCTCGGCCACGTCCTTCTCGTCCACCGCCCGGAGCCGCCTTCCCAGCTCTAGTTGTGCTTTCAGCTTATCCTCCATGGAGCCTAACGTCTTATAGGCGGAGTTGGTGGGGCCGGCGGCGATGTCGCCCGTGTCGTGGGTGAACATGAAGCCCTCGTACTGGGCCGGCGTTCCCAGCCGCTTTGACACCAGGTCCATCGTTTTCTCTAAATCCTTGGGCGACCTGTATTCCAGCGACGCCTGGTAGAACTCCCGGGGGTACCGGGCCATCACATCGACGTTTTGGGACTCCTTGTCCACTTCCTTCGGGTCGATGCGCATGGATAGCACGAGCGGCGCATCCATCTTGCCGCCCCGGCGGTCCGGCAGGTAGGAGCGCGAGAAATTGATCAAGCCATCCATGAGGAGCATGACGCAGTCCTCGTCGCCGTCGCAGTTCCGGCGCTTGGCCGCGTGGAAGAAGGGGTGCGCGTAGCCGGCGGAGGCGCCAGTGAAGCCGATCATTCTCCCGAGCACGCCGGCCGACGTGTGCGGCGCCAGCCCTATGACCAGGTGGCCGATCAGCTCCTCCTCCGAGTTGACGTTATAGTAGCGGGGCAGCCCGTAGAACTTTTCCAGCAGGTCGTCGATGAACCCGGCGATCTTTATTAAATAGCCGGCGCAGTCGTGGGAGAGGACGATGTCCTGCACTTTTAGCTCGAAGACCTGCTCCCCTGACTCGGGGGGCTTTCCGTAGACGTCCTTCTCGTATCCAAGCTGCCTGAGCTTCTCCAGCGGCAGCCCGATCTCCCGGGGCTTAAAGTGCGTTAACGGCACGTCGCTCAAATCGTAGCGGATGGTGCCGTCCTTGAACACGTAGACGCCGTGTTTCGCCCGGAGCACGCCCTTTTCCAGGGGCTCGGGCGTCTTCTCGCTCGAGATGAGGCCCTGCACGCCCTTAAGTATCTCGTAGCTGCCCCTCTCGCCCAGGCTCGACAGGGCTTCTGCATACAGGCCCTTCAGGTCGACCTTCATGGGGACGTTCGGCGTCGCCGGCTTGCCGCACTTCGGGCAGTTGCCGGTGATGCTGTCGATCTTGCAGTCCGGGCAGCCGTAGTCGGGTTCCGTGTGGGCGCCGCACTCGCACCGGTTCTTGAACGTGACCGCGCCGCAGTCGGGGCATTTCCTCCGGCCCATCTCCACCTCTATGAGCCCGGCCTTATCGTTCATGGTCTTCGTGAACGCGGCCGCGTTCTCCAGCGAGCGGCGGTTCCCGCCGGCCTCGCCCACCGGGAAGAGGACGTGCACCGGCGGCTTCATTTCCCGCATCTTGCTCTTCTCCGGCCGGCCCATGCGGGCCCCGATACGGGACAGCGCCCGGTCCCTGACCGTGACGCCGGCAAAGCGGCTAACCGCATCCAGGGGCTCGAGCCCTGAAACCTCTATTTCTTTGGGCGAGAGGTCCGGGTTCAGGCCCAGGCAGCGTGTCAGCAGGTCCGCCCGGTCGCCGTCAAGGACGACCATGCCCGACCTCACCTTGTGGGGTAAAAGGAGTAATTCAAGCGTGCGCTTCGACCGGGGCTCCACGGCGATCCGGAGCCCGTCTTCCGGTCGGCCGTTCGTGACCACCTGCTCCCGGAGTTGCAGGATGTCCTCAGTGGAGACGTCATTCCACATGAGCGTGTACCGGGGATGCAGGGGCACATTATACTTTTCAGAGACCTCGAAGGCCTCGCCCGCCGAGCGGACCTGGACTTTGTTGCCGTTGGCCAGCGCGAGGTCCTGCTCCCACCACTCCTGCACGTAGGGCGACGGTATCAGGACATGATTGTTCTCGAGGAAGTCGCCGTAGTTGATGAGTATCTCGCCGTTATCGAGTATCTCGGAAACGTCCCTGCGGACGGCGCGCGCCTGCTCGGCGGTCTCCACGTACAGCACGTCGCCGTTGATGAGGCGGACGGTCGGCCCGTCCACGCTGTCCACGGGCACCATGGCGGCGGCCTTGCCCGGCCGCTCGACCTTAAGCTGTGTCCCGGTGGCGATGAAATCGTCCATTATGACCATGGAGGCCGGATGGATGCCCGCGGCGGCGAACCCCGTGTTCCTGCCCCGCCCGTAGCGCAGGCGGAAGCCGCCGGCCCGGGACGGGTGGCCGAACACGGGCCGGCCCGCGATGAGGTCGACTAAAAACTTCTCTTTCGGCTTGATCTTCTCGTCGTGGCTCTCGTCGGCCGGCTTCGAGCCCGCGATGACCTTGTCCAGGAACTCCCAGCCGTCGAACCTGAGCTTCTCGACGTGCTTCTTGACCTTGGGCGCCTTGAGGATGAGGCCCTCGGCGATGACCAGCGCAATGCCTCCCCGGACCCGGTTCGTCTCGACGCCCGGGACGTCCCGGTACCCCTGCACCTCCTCGTCCTCGGTGGGCTCGCCGTCGACGCAGACGGGCAGATTCCGCACGATGAGCCGGATCTCGTCGTCCGTGGGAGTATACTGTAAATGCTGGAGGGACTTATAGAGGGCGATCTCCTCCACGTACCGCTCGACGACCTCGGGCCGGGGCTTGTACGGGGCCAGGCCGGCCTTGCGGCGCACGTAGTCGGCCGCCAGGACGGAGAGAGCCTCGGCCGTGCCACCCGCGCTCCGGATAGGCCCGGCGAAGTATATCTTGATGTATTCGGTGCCGTCGTCGTTCTTTGCGATCGAGACCTGGGAGATCCCCTCGAGGGGCGCGGCGACCACGCCCTCGGTTATTATGGCGGCGGCCGTGCGCACGGCGCACTGGATGGCGTCGACCTTATTGTCGAACCTGCCGACCACCCCGGAGGCGATGTCCGCGGCCACCTGCAGCGAGGCCTCCTCCCGGGACATCTTCTCCTCGCACTTCCGGATGTGGGGCGCCAGGCCTGGTATCCCCATGAGCACCTCGACGCGCTCGGCGAGGTCGTTGGCCGACGGCACCTCGACCTCTGTACTGGGGTCGTGCCCGGCCGCCCGCGCCCGGCCGGCAAGCTCCCTGCACCGGCCGAACTCCTCCTCAAGGCTTTTAAAGTACCGCTCCTGCGCTTCGCTCGTCCCCGCCATGTACCTTAACATACTATTGCCCACTAAGAAATAGCTTTTGAGCCCGCAGGGCGGAAATTTAGTTGCAATTGGGCGAAAAGAGCCGCCACGCGTCTTTTATGTTATCTCCCTTATCTACGCCCACAATCATTATCGTTCTCCGGCCTAATCTTCACTATGGTGGACAGCGTGGACAGGCCTTCACACGAGAAGCATAAGGAACAGGCGAAGGGCATGGCGTATAAGTGCGCCGTCATCACGGTGAGCACTTCCCGCTACGCGAAGTACGGCGCCGCCGGCTCGCCGGAGGAGTGCGAGGACGAGTCGGGAAAGATCATCATCGACCTTTTACGCGGGGCGGGCCACAGGACGGCCTACCGGCTATTGTCGGACGACCGGCTCATGATCGAGCGCTGCGTCATGGAGATGCTTCGGGACGCGGACGCG
The Methanocella sp. genome window above contains:
- a CDS encoding hydrogenase small subunit; this encodes MGEGKNDLTLTRRSFLAAAGAVGAALFLKANAPMVAAAIADSNKKLVWLRGSGCGGCTASLLNGGNPDVLSALEKIRLEPAYHDELMLQQGMFVDGSPAGDSTHNSNVLLQDLIDAEGYVLVVEGAIPDGPEGSGRYCMSGAMSFKELFIEAAPGASCIVAAGTCAAYGGVSRLFSTAEAAGVSFAGTSKGQGAMARYGLENTVINVPGCPTHPEWLLLVLADVLAGRDVDLDVYGRPKAFFSAAVHDSCPRRGAYDRAGRDGRFSDGGCLYALGCKGPVAYADCPTRRWNGAASMCTQAGGPCIACVEPSFPGAFMPFFSTGESRDVFSDLNVDDVAKVIVGAAVVGAGIHAVKRLAIGESGREEKGGRK
- a CDS encoding nickel-dependent hydrogenase large subunit — its product is MRITIDPVTRLSSGLRVSVELEDGAVTGASASGMSYRGLERMLVGRPPADAPYFTQRICGMCSSPHATASAGAVESAAGAMGLIPKDALVIRNLLNGLGWMKNHVEHLYLGFLPDLADPSYGDALNSSGLGNLLWKELKKRYAAASGQACGEALLCIKAIGRAEGILGGRSPCSPAIVPGGVTARPARGDIDALDLCLADVDSFLQKRLVGELSLDEWLQNTHDQDTGFAYDYVQELPMGDLSSSVGWGDLPLFLMFGSRMFARDVMTLPAYIGLDTMGGYPIDDQLIGFLSYGSFYNVRDDSGQFRDGYTAVEDDKANAFEMPAGFTPGSMTNIYRDADKVDTSLIVEHVHASFYDYGDSMAAKTPLDGETSVTDKASAIGFDGTKYSFVKAPRYGRVPCEVGPLARHINAREKLVIDAMRRLFAHNTTVVSYPMASVYTRTIARMQETLLLSRMLHAWLRDLEVSDDGRRYSVPVSVKANRTGSGLIEAPRGALGHWLKAGKDQMISNYQVVAPTTWNASPVCTEQKSGPIELALMGSHTTPSGYLPGSEANPVGIYHIIRSFDPCTTCAVHTIQRGGRG
- a CDS encoding lysylphosphatidylglycerol synthase transmembrane domain-containing protein; translated protein: MITEQDIKFPDIPFGKTAVLIVLGLAIYFVYLYVVGFDSVMNVLRHANYWYIVLAMLVVLVSNAFHTAGWWVYLRNVGYKISFMKAYQMYLSSIFFVNVVPTMAVSGEVSKIYFIQKSTPDTRFDKTLATCLISRVLEIIPIATGATVGVLYMAFFYGMPLWATIFCLFIALVMVSLAIGGLVVAMDNALLRRLTGAAFRLLGRLLKRDLSVQAEQIDVILMQFDTSLKGITGNKALIAGSLLLIFTAWCLDVSVAYIAFMAVGSTVSPMLVITVFSVMVILQMLPLFLPGGIGVVDIVMTTLYMTVGIQKETAAGATMIVRFVTLWFLTAVGGLVTLYLVKAHGKNGVK
- a CDS encoding DUF92 domain-containing protein, translated to MYPRPSTPGQPSLDAELKRQSAYISLGLLALLFPFVPKWVIVLGILFGTVAILYIPKNSFIFRAFASERDMEAGVLIGPLKFSFAILLLAILVVSLDLPVYVMAATIGIVAFGEGAATLVNVLVSRDKAIFWIVTLLILGTLFGFIFGGWSMVNMGMGTDRLDLMLFLAVIGTVTGALLYTIVDEESIAIPLGAGMAMWLFSSFTYARIPTAAEIAIATTFPLIIGIVSYKLNAADLSGALAGVLSGLLMILFGGIGWFALLLVFFFLGTFFTKYKYKYKVEIGAAQTNKGSRGYRNVFGNCLIPLVFVVAYGAIGSFSLPFIGAVDRNIFVMGYLGAMATATADTLASEIGSTYSGQPRMITTLKKVKSGTDGAVSSLGELAALAGSVAIAIVAIVMGVAGPDIKVAFLLAVLGGVLGTNIDSVLGATFQQKKLLTNEGVNFYATMLGGVIAMALYYAFFMH
- a CDS encoding bifunctional nuclease family protein; the encoded protein is MSDYVPVKVRGVYFVSTITGPQAVVFIAADNERMVPIYIGLAEAISIDIALRQETTPRPMTHDLMKTMMDSFNIKIDRIIIDDLDEQVFYARLMLKDTGREIEIDARPSDCIALAVRMNASIFIDPEIFDKVAVDRKDIEAAGNLEEFFE
- a CDS encoding undecaprenyl diphosphate synthase family protein, whose translation is MLVRQLAYKIYEMSLARGIRQSPVPRCIALVISDGDLIDKPSLNKLLQLIEWCGELGIHEASIYVSVTDPGAVSKLAECIHDVFKDAGFPGKIVSPGGIAQIGGDRPCTVSVSIGYGGKHELTNALRAVMEDVQEGRVAPDSIDEQAIDSRLIFKCEPDLFIRTGEARLTDFLIWQAVYSELYFTDVNWEDFRKIDLLRAIRDYQYRQRRYGT
- the mobA gene encoding molybdenum cofactor guanylyltransferase, which translates into the protein MRSGLILAGGRSTRFGGGEKSLRLVGGKRMICRVIDALCPVADELVISVRDERQKELLFPFIRGMEFVYDPIKDIGPLSGILAGLERARGDYVVVVACDMPLINTAAVRLLFERAQGHDAAVPGHAGGLIEPLHTVYHREHMLRAVKESIAAGESKISAPLMRMKDVVYVPDEEIRRVDPELETFLNVNRAEDMERIKLKK
- a CDS encoding cytochrome b/b6 domain-containing protein, translating into MDKLIVTRHTTLERLSHYTNIVSMALLLATGFIMYQGLPYLSYSDAYAVHMIAAAAFIANNWIVMPYTAFVNLSMQSYMFWPADFGRLWGVLKNFFTGSEYPPYTIYDTGKGRFVNRLHPAAKLLLYSHYVALFVATITGIVLYSSSLSILGFGVSAFIIRALDVLAPSLRLSAPALARVLHVAAAYWFVAEIVIHVGLLQLDPKKFSHTRSIFTNGRENLYTDPTADIVDTSARSEDFEQKAAIKIK